From the genome of Solanum pennellii chromosome 6, SPENNV200:
aCATAGATGCCCAAGAAACATGGGTAAGCTGATGATGGTAGGgaagatgagaaaaaaaaattgaaaattaaaaactattcCTAATaaagcttttaaaaaaattaatacatgggtttttgtatttttttgaaaataagtcaaattggGAGTGCCACATGGCAATTTTATATTGGTCTGAAGCAGTATGAACAATCCTTCACGCGCCCAAATTTCGTGACAACACGAGTAGTGTTAAAATTAGTGAAAAAAGCATATTTATTGTGAATTTAGATAATTTCGTGGGATAATAAGACACCCGCAAAATTAaagtgtctttttgaaaattcgaaacaacttcaatggtgactttatgtcttttctcttttgttttagGAAATGCACAGATGTGATGTCGAATTTGTCCCCATGACAGTACCCCTGTTGCAGTTGAGCACAAATTCTTGACAAACAATTCCACGATTCTGATGATCCGGACGGCGAAAGCATCTGCTTATGTCTCGATAATGCTGAAAAAAACTTGCATATAGATCCTATGAAAGCCTATTTTATGCAAACTTACTATGGATCCTAATGTTGATTGCCCTAAGTAAACTCTTTGCTTGTGCTACCTATCTGTTTTGTTTTATGTGACACATTTTCATCTCCTTTTACGTTTAGTGACATGCATGCATGCTCCATAtctaattataacaatatatatatgtcatgGTAAGTATGTGAAGAGGATATATCCATGTGTTGTCGGTCTTTTTATCTGACTTGAACAATAGTCTTGACGTTTACTCAAACATATTTTTGAAGTCTATGTAAATAAGTATCGTCATTGtaataacaacaaatatatattgtatgGATGCTGATTACCATTTTTGTTTCTATTCTCTTGTAGCTGGGTTTGAAGGACAAGTACTGGAATCCCATTAAAAGAAGTGATATACAAGTTCCCATTCTATAATGCAATGTTTTTACTAATCAAAAGGACTCTAATATGGCTACACTAAATCCCAATTATATTATGTAACATCTGTGTTGTGTTGGTGGAAAAAAAACCTTGctctaagaaaatattatattgttgttGAAGCTTATTACTGcataatctttcttttttatccATTAACTACTTCTTCACACGTTAATTTTGTAATACGAGTAAAATGCAAAAATAACCATTTTCCAGAATAGCACAATGTACACCAATCATCCATATATTTAAGTACTAATGTCTGATTTCATATTGAGATATATAATCACATGTCCAAACGCCTATTTAGTAACAGATGTTCTACGTGGCTTTTTATGAGTAAAAAAGTGAGTTACATAAGCTGCAAACTATTTGCCTCAGCGGTACGGATAGGTATGAATTCCATATGtaagaaaataattgattatCAAATGTATGTCtaagttattttaagtaattgaaatttactaaaatgATCTAAACTGAATCTGTTAGATGATTTCTATCATAcgtttataataataataataataataataataataataataatgataattattatttattattattattattaggggCGTACTTTGGGGATTTTCTTGGGTTTACTTGAATGTATGTTCTTTTAGCTAAGATTGTGAATcagtgttatatttttttaataatacttAAATATAGATATTTGAATTCACACACTCGAAATATTATATAATGTGATGAAGATTGGATTCCCCTGTTTAAGTAAGATTGGAAATTTAAATCTTATATTCATCTTTTAAAAATAGAGCAACACCTTTCTAAGTGGTTAGagctttttaaatttaactaatgtattttttatgttaatatttcaaaatattcaagTCTGTCACAttgaaaattcataatttttagcactattaatttttatatcaataagcCAAATGTGtaaatttaaaactaacaaACCGGATGATATATACCAGACATTCAAGAAAAAATTACCTGcacaacttattttattatattttctataacTTCTTatcattcaaaaaaattataaaaatttatactcTCTCTTATTTTTGGATATATCACTTTACGTGATAGATCGATCAGATACATCACTTTACCTGATCGATATATCAGTTAGATATATCAACTTATGCGATGTATCAGAAAAGTTGAGTGATGTATCCGAAACTGAGATGCGATATATCGCGACATTAAAGAATGTATTCGAAAATTGAATGCGATGTGTTAGGACGTTTTGAGATGTTTCCGAATTACaccaaatataatgaatttttgtaatttgaaaaagtgtaagaatataatgtaattaactcTTAACCTTATGAGATTTGTGTAAAATATTCTCCATTCAATGGGTTCAATCCATCTCTAACACATTTGACACATCTAACTATAATTATAACTAATATATACGTAAATAAATTGACACAGTATTAAGAACTTAAAAGGTTAAATCAATcaatcataaatttaatttttcataataatatcTTTGAGATGCCAAATGGGTGAGACGAATTAAAATTggatatattaaaatgagttgaaaaattAGGTTTGATCCTGACCTGTCCAAGTTTACTTTGGGTCTCAAATAGGTTGTAAGACGGGTTGGATCTTGACCCATCCAATTTGATCCGCTTTATctcaataatattaatatattgttaCCTAAGTTTTAtaaccacaatttgaatttccgctcaagaaatttgaaaaaagaagaagttacaaatggatagataaatAATACTAAAAGATACAAAATAGATAGTAGTGCATACCTCCAACATAGGAATATACATTACATTAATGCAAATAAAGAGTCTTAAAACAGGTTGAAAATGAAGATTAAATTGAGCTCAATCGAGGATAAACGTAAAATGGGTTAATGCTTGAATGAGTTAGGATTGAAcccaatttaaattattttgagtcCAGCCCTTAAAATTCTGATCAAATTAGTCGAGTTATCTATAGTTGCGCCCATTTTTAACAACCTTATATGTACTCATCCTCTTAAAATCTTGAATACGCATCTAATACTAATTATCAACAAATTGTTTACCCTAGTAAACTATTTCCTATTTTAAGGTGTTGCTTAATTACCTCCTCCATAAAGTTCTATAAGAAACTTGCTAGCATAGCTAAtccaattattttaaaatctccccccccccccccccccccNNNNNNNNNNNNNNNNNNNNNNNNNNNNNNNNNNNNNNNNNNNNNNNNNNNNNNNNNNNNNNNNNNNNNNNNNNNNNNNNNNNNNNNNNNNNNNNNNNNNNNNNNNNNNNNNNNNNNNNNNNNNNNNNNNNNNNNNNNNNNNNNNNNNNNNNNNNNNNNNNNNNNNNNNNNNNNNNNNNNNNNNNNNNNNNNNNNNNNNNNNNNNNNNNNNNNNNNNNNNNNNNNNNNNNNNNNNNNNNNNNNNNNNNNNNNNNNNNNNNNNNNNNNNNNNNNNNNNNNNNNNNNNNNNNNNNNNNNNNNNNNNNNNNNNNNNNNNNNNNNNNNNNNNNNNNNNNNNNNNNNNNNNNNNNNNNNNNNNNNNNNNNNNNNNNNNNNNNNNNNNNNNNNNNNNNNNNNNNNNNNNNNNNNNNNNNNNNNNNNNNNNNNNNNNNNNNNNNNNNNNNNNNNNNNNNNNNNNNNNNNNNNNNNNNNNNNNNNNNNNNNNNNNNNNNNNNNNNNNNNNNNNNNNNNNNNNNNNNNNNNNNNNNNNNNNNNNNNNNNNNNNNNNNNNNNNNNNNNNNNNNNNNNNNNNNNNNNNNNNNNNNNNNNNNNNNNNNNNNNNNNACCCCACTATGAAAGATGAACAATTTtgagtataatttattttctatactcttttcttttctcttatgATGATAAGTTAAAAAAGAAGGCAAGGATATTGGGCCAGGTTAAAAGAAGGGAAtgaattttttagattttattcaaaattaggggcatatttaaattttttcatagaCTGATATATCTAACCCAATAATATAAAGAacatatttaactaataaattaaacaaaaataaaggagTATTCTAATCCTTAACCCCCAATAAGTAGATATTACAAAAGTcattatttatcaataattttCAAAGTCATACTAAAAATAGGAAGTATCATTTCATGaggaaaatgataaaaaaaaaaaattaataatcataaaGTTGGTTATATAGATGAGTAAAATGACAAATTGACCATGCCTTAAAGCACTATAAATTAACATCCAATTTTTCCCTTAATTCATATACCTTTCTCCTTTACATATTATTTCGTTCACTTATTTAGCTCttttaaattcaaaagaaaGATGTCAAGTACTATCACAATTCCTACTTACTCTTTACTCGTACTTATTTTGATGTCCATTTATTTTGCTTTAGCAAATGCAGACGCTCTGTGCGatgtgaatttgaatttattgattCCTATAGATCTTCAGAAAGCAGCAAAGCTCCCTGCATTATGCAACCTTGACTACATATCTATCGACCCTAACGTTGATTGCTCCAAGTAACGTCTTCTTGTGCTATATACACATATCGTTAATATTGTTCAATATgacacatttttcatttttacattcAGTGATATGCTCGATCTAATAGCAATATGTCATAACATGTTTAAGACAGTAAgttgtcaatgtgaatgtcttTATACATGTATTGTGTAGATGCTGATTAccatttctgtttctgtttttatatttttacttgtaGGGTTTGAAGGACAAGTATTGGAATATAATCCCATTAGAAGAAGTGATATATATACAAGTTTCCGTTATATGATGGTTTTAATAAAAGGACTCTATAGCTACACTATCCcaattatattcatgttttatttaaaattatgtaacaTCTATTTTGTGTTAATGGAAAAAAGTCTTTATATgcacattaataaaaaaaatatatcttccGACCCATATCTACTCTTTAATCTTTATCTACTATGTTTAGACGGTTTTTATTTATACAGATAAGATATATgaataatcaatttaattattttctccaattactcttttcctttttatcttatgaattatgatagaatgataatcaaatgaaactTCCAATATATTAAGTGATTTTGACTTCTTTTGAAATTGATGTATTTTGATGCTTTCTTCCCTGAAGAGAAtagatatgatatatatataagcaaATATTcctaaagaaataaatgataaaGTGTTATCACGagagatttaaaaaataaattaaaattttaaaaagtaattataCATAGACGGATTTTGTATAAACATGTCAATTTGAAATGAGCAAGAGCTCtgtatttataggaaaatctACTCCTAATGATGTCACCAGTGACATCACAAAAAACACAAGGTTTCAACCTTTTCACCTATACAGATTTCTTGGTaagattttagttgaaaaaagaaatggtgAGCTTTGGTTTGTTGCAACATTTGTTGACTTTAACaataagcaacaaacaaaaTTCATCTGTTCGTGCATTTTAACTTTCTTTATGTTTATCTACAATGGGTATGGACCCCACAAATTTATCTAGTTGAAGATACCACATCAACACAAAAATGTACAAAGACACATCGTAATTTGAATTTGGATGCCATATGaataagggcccgtttggatgggcttaataaaagcagctttaaaaaagtacttttgaaagtgctgaaacttatttttaaaataagcagttatgcgtttggataaaagtgctgaagttgctatgccgaacgtgaaaagggaaaaatggaagaaagagatgttagggttatgtgggtaatttggagattgtataaaaatattaagggcaaaaagataaaaatgtggtcaacttaaaacagcttataagctaaaaaaaaaagcatccctatcccagcttttaacttttggcttaaaataagttttttttaacttaaaataagttattttgagtattgccaaacagctaaataagtcaaaaaccagcttttaagtcagtttgaccagcttttaagctgaaccaaacaggctctaaattGCGAAACTCTCGAAATCCGAATTAACTTTGATGTTCAATAATTGGTTCTCTTCTATCTGCGCAAGGCTTATAAAAAATCTCATAATTTGGTAAATTAGAGGAAAAACAAGTGCatacatatatttcatataaatcataaacataatttaataaactTTTGTGCCATACGTTCACTAACTAACAATGTGACTGCTTCATCTAAAAGCTAAGTTTGAATAATTTTGTGAACGACTACAAAACGAAACCAAATCTAGGCGATCGAACAAGAAGAATGTTTAAAACGTTATCAAGAAGTATTCAACAGTATCCTCCTCAGTTGAATTTTCTCTGTTTATTGGTACTAAACTCTCTTTATAACTAATAGCATAAACACTACCAGAGCATCCTTCAGTCATATGTAAACCAAAATTTGTAGTTTGTTTAGCTGTGGAGTCATAATACGCCAAATTGTAAGCTCGATTCAATTCAAAGATGTACTTATCATAGCCCCACATGCCAAGAGGCGAATGACATCTCATAGGCAGAATTACTGTATTGATTTTGATCCAATTATTCTCTCCGATCATAGCCCATACATCGTAACAAGACGTTTCAGATTCTGACAGTTGGTCACTAGACATTGCAGCAAGAGATCCAACGCGCATCATTAGAGTCCCCCAATGATTTTTTGGAATTGGTGGTCCTTCCATTTGCCCAAACGTTTCCGTTGTGAAATCAAATGTTGATAAAACATAGCCAACGCCTCTGATAAGGCATAACCAGTAATAGACCCCGTCTATATGAGTGCAACCCTGGGACTCATACAAGGCATCGTTGTAATGGAAATTAGGCTCAATGTGCTTCCAGGAGTCGTTGTTCATCGAATAAACAGCACCAAATGTCCTTGGATGAATCTCTCTTTTATGTTCATTCGTGTACACTCGAAGACTTAGGACTTTGTAGTCTTGGCTCACAGCATCATACCCTACCGCAGTTACAGTATCATGCTCATCGAAGAATCGTTCAAGCTCAAATTCAACTATAGGAATAATCCTACATTCTTTATTAGCAGGGTTCCACCAAGCAAAACGAACATTACATAGATAATGTCCTTTCATTA
Proteins encoded in this window:
- the LOC107022379 gene encoding F-box/kelch-repeat protein At3g23880-like is translated as MTTSIENYSREEAVTDILLIRLPAKSLLRFKCVCSSWRDLIKSESFIKKHYDCESNRPRLWICKFGVNYTLSPPLRALTCFLLPDKLINGIVPTSQRVYRCEDVDDFRGLYGPVNGLILLMKGHYLCNVRFAWWNPANKECRIIPIVEFELERFFDEHDTVTAVGYDAVSQDYKVLSLRVYTNEHKREIHPRTFGAVYSMNNDSWKHIEPNFHYNDALYESQGCTHIDGVYYWLCLIRGVGYVLSTFDFTTETFGQMEGPPIPKNHWGTLMMRVGSLAAMSSDQLSESETSCYDVWAMIGENNWIKINTVILPMRCHSPLGMWGYDKYIFELNRAYNLAYYDSTAKQTTNFGLHMTEGCSGSVYAISYKESLVPINRENSTEEDTVEYFLITF